The following DNA comes from Stomatohabitans albus.
CTGCACGCACTAGCCACGAAGCGGCAAACGCTGCTCTACAAGGAATCTGGTGATGCGGAGGTAACTAAAAACCGACCGGAAGCCCGGTCGGTTCACGTATCGCGCCGCTGATTAGCGGCGTTCGCGGATCTTTGCCGCCTTACCAACGCGGTCACGCAGGTAGTACAGCTTGGCACGGCGAACTCGGCCACGACGCATCACTTCGATCTTCTCAATGATCGGTGCGTGGACAGGGAAGATACGTTCTACACCGATACCGTTGAAGCTGATTTTACGAACGGTGAAGGTTTCACGCGGGCCCGAACCACGGCGACCAAGCACGTCCCCTTGGAATACCTGAATACGGGTACGCTCGCCTTCGGTCACCTTTACGTGAACCTTGACGTTGTCACCAGGGTTGAAATGAGGGATGTCATCACGAAGGGTCGCCATATCGACCATGTCAGTGCGGTTCATTGCTACAGGTCTCCGAAGGAATAAACAAATAGGGTCGCGTTTAACGCGAAGGAACAGGTTACTATGATCCAGACGATACGTCAGCAGATGATTTTGTAGTTTCTGCAAGTTCACCGTATTCCTGGTTAGCACTCAAGCCGAGGCGAGCGTGCCCAACCGGCCAGACAATGGTAAATGCCTTACCGATAATGTTCTCTTTTGGTACGGTACCCAACGTAAACCGACTATCCAAACTATTTGGTCGGTTATCGCCCATCATGAAGTATTGCCCTGGCGGTACGGTGAATGGTCCGTAACTTCCAGGGTCTTTGATCGTGTACGGTTCTGGGAGTGCTTGACCGTTGATATACGTGACCCCATCAACGATGGTGATCTCTTCACCCGGCAACCCAATGATGCGTTTGATCAAATCACGATCAACCTCAGGTTCAAGGAGGTGAACGCTTTCAGCCAACCCACGCAGTGCAGCAATTGGGTTTAACCCGTCAGGTTCTAGCCCTGGCCGACGGAATACGACGATATCGCCCCGTCTTGGCTCGCCAAGCCCATAGCTCACCTTCTCAACCATGACGCGATCTTGAAGCTGTAATGTTTCAAGCATCGACCCGGTGGGAATATAGAAGGTCTGGATCAAGAACATTTTGAGCAGAATGGCCATCACCAGTGCCGTGACGACCAATGTGACGACTTCACGAATCCACCTGAGTATCGCCGCAGCACGGTCAGAGTCTTGATGATCATCCTGGGTTGAAGGAGCCGATGGGGACAGTGAAGAACCGTATTCGTCGGGTACTTCAGTCATTGTCCCTCCTCAATAAATCGGGGCGTACTAATCGTGTTCGAGCGACGGCCTGACGATAACGCCATGCTGCAATTGCACCGTGATCACCACTGGTAAGCACTGATGGTACTGACCAACCACGATAGGTTGCAGGACGGGTGTACTGGGGATGTTCAACCAGACCGTCTGAAAAACTCTCTTCAATGCCTGAATGTTCGTTGCCCATGACACCGGGAATAAGTCGGGTGATGGCCTCTATCATCAGTGCGGCAGCAACTTCTCCCCCACCGAGTACCGCATTGCCAACCGCAACTTCCTCAGTGGCGAGGTGGAGATGCACACGCTCATCAATCCCTTCGTAGCGACCACACAGAAATGCTAGATGGGGCTCTTGGACAAGTTCTTCAGCGAAGGCCTGATCAAAGGGGCGGCCACGTGGCGTCATAACCAGCGTACGAGGACGCTGGGCAGGCCAAAGCTCATCAGCCGCTTCAAAAAATGGTTCTGGGCGCATGAGCATGCCAGCACCGCCGCCGTATGGAGGTGCATCAACCGTCCGGTGCGTATCGTGTGTCCACGTACGCAGGTCGTGAATATTGATATGGACTCGTTCCAAGGCAATGGCACGACCAAGGAGAGAGGTGCGCAGCGGCGACGTAAAGAAATCAGGGAAAATTGTCAGCACGTCGATACGCATCGTTGCTACTCCAAGTCGAGTAAGCCGTCAGGCGCATCAAGGACAAACGGCTGAACATCAACATTGATAATTGCCGCAACATGGGGTACCAGATGTTCTTTGCCATCTGGTGTTCTCAGGACGATCCAGTCATGTGCGGTGCCGTCACGAACTCCCGCAACTTCACCAACCGAGGAACCATTTGGATCTACGACAGGAACACCAATCATGTCTTGGACCCACATCATGTCATCGTCTAACACGATGGTTGCGCGATCAATAAACAGGTTCTGTCCACGGAGTGATTCAGCATCATCTCGGGTGGTATATCCCTCAAATGCCACAATAAAGCGCCCTCCATGCCAATGGGCACGATGGACGGTTAGTGTCTGGCCACCTGAGGTTTGAAGCTGAACACCCTGGTCAATCACATCACCTAAATCCGTTTCGGGGTGAACGTAGACTTCACCCCGAATACCGAATGGCTTTCCGATACGACCGACCGCTACGGTATTCACGATACGCAGACGATAGCCGTTAGCCGATAATGTCGATGTTTACTGGTTCGTCACTGATGGCCGATACGATCGTCCGAATCGCTTTCGCGGTCCGTCCACGTCGCCCAATCAGGCGTCCCATATCATCAGGCGCGACTTGCACCTCATAGACCAATGTGCCATCGGGATCTTCAGCTTCGATGATCTCAACGGCATCAACATCGTCTACTAGATTGGTCACAATCCAGTCAACGACGGCTAGAGATGAACTCAAGTTACTCAGCCTCAGGTGCGTCAGCTTCAGTGGTTTCTTCAGCCTCGGCGGCCGCAGCATCAGCAGCATCTGCTTCAGCCTCTTCAGCATCAGCATCAGCGGCAGCATTGGCAATCTCAGCTTCCTTAGCCGCCAAGGCTTCAGCAACACGAGCAGCATCAGCTGCTAAGGCTTCAGCGACACGCTTATCGCGTTCAGCAGCTTTCGCTGCCTTTGCTTCATGCTGAGCGGTGCGGTCACGGCCCTTGTCACCAGGCTTGAACTCTTCCCATACGCCGGTAATACGAAGGAGTTGCTTCACCTGATCGGACGGTTGGGCACCGACACCTAGCCAGTACAGCGCACGATCGTTCTTGATTTCAATCGTTGAGGGGTCATGGGTGGGCTGATAGTACCCAATATCCTCAATGTAACGACCATCGCGTGGTGAGCGACTGTCAGCGACAACGACGCGGTAGAACGGTTGCTTCTTCTTCCCCTCGCGCCGAAGGCGCATACGGACTGCCATGTAATATCCTTGAAAATCTCAGAATCGGTACGGTCGGACGTGAAAGCATAGCAGTGCCTCGACTGCTATGCGTGCAAACTCCCAGAGTACGTCTTACCGCTTCTTTTTCTTTTTTCTTTTTCCGGGTCCAACCGGTGCTGGGCCACCCATACCGCCCATTCCACCCATTGGTCCCCCAAGTCCCGGCATTGATCCACCAAGATTGGGCATCTGGCCACCCGGCATCATGGACGATAGGTCGCCGCCTAAGGCAGACATATCCCCTTGTTCGAGTTCTTTGCGCATCTTCTGTAATTCACGCATCTGACCAAACCGACCGCGCTTGGGACCACCCCCACCACCGGCAAACATATTCATCATGGGGCCCATCTGTTTCATCATGGCCGCCATCTGATCGTAGGCTTTAATCATCTGATTAATCTCTTGGACACTGCGTCCACATCCAGCCGCAATACGCTTACGCCGTTTCCCATTTAAAATCTTTGGATTTCTACGCTCTTCAACGGTCATTGACTGGATAATCGCTTCAATACGCACCAGTTCACGGTCATCAACAGACGCATTTGCATCCTTGAGTGCTTTACCGACTCCAGGAATCATCTCGAGAATCCCCTGAAGGGGGCCCATCTTTTTAATTTGTTGGAGCTGGCCCAAAAAATCTTCAAGCGTGAATTGACCTGAGAGCATGGCCTCAGTTGCTGCAGCCGTCTGTTCGTGGTCTAACGTTGCCTCTGCCTTTTCAATGAGGGTGAGCACATCACCCATTCCAAGAATTCGGCCCGCCATACGGTCAGGGTGAAACGCCTCAAACTCATCCAACTTTTCGCCCACGCTGGCAAATTTGATAGGACGATTAGTTACTTCAGCCACACTCAAGGCAGCACCGCCACGAGCATCACCATCAAGCTTCGACAGAATCACACCAGAAAAATCAACGGCTTCCAAGAAGGCTTGGGCTACATTCACGGCCTCTTGACCAATCATGGCATCAATCACAAATAGCGTCTCGACGGGATTGACTGCCGCTTTGATGGCCGCAGCCTGGGCCATCATTTCTTCATCGACATTGGTTCGCCCAGCTGTGTCAACGATCACCACGTCTCGCCCAAGGCGGCGTGCCTCGGTAACCGCATGATTCGCTACATCAACGGGGTTACCTTCTGTTTGTGGTGCATAGACAGGAACCCCAACACGTTCACCAAGGATCTGGAGCTGTCGCACAGCTGCTGGGCGCTGCAAATCACACGCAACGAGCATCGGTTTGCGGTCTTTTTGTTTGAGATGGAGGGCCAACTTACCGGCAGCCGTTGTTTTACCTGCCCCTTGAAGGCCAGCCAGCATAATGACTGCTGGGACTGATGAACCGAGATCCAGACTGGCTGATTGTTCTCCCAGAATGCGAACGAGCTCTTCATTCACAATCTTGATGAGCTGTTGGCCACTCGTAAGTGCCTCAGACACATCTGATCCCACTGCCCGTTCTTTGACACGTGATGTGAAGGTTTTAACAACCCGAAAGTTCACATCCGCCTCTAATAGGGCAACACGTATCTCGCGCAAGCCTTCTTTGACTTGGTCCTCCGTAAGTTTTCGCGATCCACGGAATCGAGCAAAGACGGCGTCAAGGCGATCAGATAAGGCATCAAACATGATGGCCTAATATACCCGAGCCACGTAGCCACCCCACAGGTGGCTCAGGTAGGTTTACCTATTCACCAAGTTCGAACAGTACGTCGCCTTGATGCACAACTTCACCGTTGCGGGTTGATGCGTATGCCCCTTTGGGTGAATCCATCACTACAATCGGAGTATCAAGGGCCAACCCATGTGAACGCACAATGGTGGCATCTACTTCGAAACAAAGTTGTCCAGCTTCGATCTCTTGCCCCTCCTCGATATGTCGAGTGAACCCTTCCCCGTGTAAGGAGACGGTATCGATACCGATATGGACAAGGACTCCCCGATCTCCATGCAGCACAATAAAGGCGTGGGGCATGATCTTGATCACGGTCCCAGTAATCGGCGAGTGGACCGCTAATCGTTCAATCTCGGTAGATGGGCGGAGACCAATCCCACTGCCAACGAGTTCATCTTTAAAGACCGGATCATCAAACTGGCTTAAGGCTAGAATGGCCCCATCGAATGGGGCCAAAATCGCACTCACAGAAGATCCTGAATGTCTTCAGCAAGGGCGTCTGCGGTTGGGCCGACCACAACCTGAACGGCCGTGCCAGCAACACTCACCCCGTGTACACCAAGGCCCTTAAGCGCATCCTGGTCAACCTTGCTCGGGTCGACCACGATTGTACGTAAACGGGTAATGCAACCTTCAATATCTTCAACGTTATCTGCGCCTCCGAGGGCACCTAGGATTTGTTCTGCTTTACTCATAAAGTCTCCTCTTTGGTCGATTGGGAGTCACAATACACCAATCGGGTCGTTCTGTGCGCGGTTGAGCTAAACAATTCACATTCGCGACCCAGCCTTTTTTTCATCAGACGTATGATGTCATTTGACATACACGATGATTTGCGCAATAGTCAAATGCCATACTAAACGTTTACCAAACCAATACCCTTCGAGGAGTTCCAATGAGTGATGCTCAAACGGACGCCGCCAGCCCTGGCCGCAAGCCCGGTGCCGCTATTTTGCAGACATTGCAGAGTTTCGGTCGTTCACTGATGTTGCCTATCGCCGCCTTGCCCGCAGCCGCGTTACTGTTGCGTTTTGGCCAAGCTGACATCATCAAATACATCGGCCTTGAACAAAGTGAAGTTGCAAACAACATCGCTAAGGTCATCGGCGCTGGTGGCGCAGCCCTTTTTGAAAACCTACCTATTTTGTTTGCCATCGGTATCGCCTTTGGTTTTGCGAAAAAGGGTGACGGGTCTGCCGCACTTTCTGGTGCCGTCGGCTACCTCGTCCTCGATAACGTCTTTAAGACCATGGCACCCATCATTCAGTGTGGTGGGTTAGACGGCGACGCACTCGCCACCTGTACTGAAGGCGCAAAAATCAACTATGGTGTCCTTGCCGGCATCGTGGCTGGCGTTATTGCTGCCAAGCTGTGGGAAAAGTACCACCGCGTGAAGCTGCCCGACTATTTGGGCTTCTTTGCTGGTCGTCGCTTTGTGCCCATTATTGTTTCGTTAGTGTCCATCGTAGTGGCCGTCATCATGGCCTTTATCTATCCCTGGTTTGATGCCGCCATCACCGGGTTGGGGAATGCGATCAGTGAAAATACCGTTTTGGGTGCGGGTATCTTCGGGGTGGTCAACCGCCTCTTAATTCCCTTTGGCTTGCACCATATTTTGAACTCGGTGGTGTGGTTCATCCAGGGGGCATATACCTGCCCTGAAGGAGCTACGTTGTGTACCCCGGGTGATATTTCAAACGGTGACTTGCATCGTTTCTTCGCTGGTGATCCAACCGCTGGGGTCTTTATGACCGGATTCTTCCCCGTCATGATGTTCGGCCTCCCTGGTGCCGCCATCGCCATGTGGCATTCCGCCAAGCCAGAAAACCGTAAAGCCGTTGGTGGCATTATGATTTCTGTGGCCTTCACCGCCTTCTTAACGGGTATCACGGAGCCTCTTGAGTTCTCCTTCATGTTCGTTGCCCCTGCGCTGTATGCCGTACATGCGGTACTTACTGGGGTTTCTATGGCGTTAACGAATGCGCTGGGAATCCATCACGGCTTCGGTTTCTCCGGTGGGGCAATTGACTTTGTCATCAACTGGGGGATTGCCCAAAATCCCTTGTTGCTGCTCGGCATTGGGATTGTCTACTTCTTCTTGTACTACTTCATCTTCATGGCCATGATTCGTGTCTTTGATTTAAAGACACCAGGTCGCGGTGACAACGAACTGTTAAGCGCAGAGGTCTAAACCGCAACAACGCTATCGGGGAGGGTTACCATGCGTGGTGGCCCTCTCCTCACCCGTTCAATGAACGAATCACCCTGCAGAACGGAGTCCATTATGTTGTTACGCGGACGCGTCATTTTTGGTGACCGACCAACCCTTGCTGATGGTGTGGTTGCTATTGACGGAGAACGTATCACTTACGCTGGTCCATCGGCCTCTTGTCCGTTCCCCCTCGACAAGGCCGAACAGGTACCGATTATCACCCCTGGTCTTATTGATGTTCACCATCATGGTGGTGCGGGCGGAACCTATGCCGATGATCCCCAGGCCGCCATCACCGCAGCTACACACCATCATCACATGGGGTCAACAACCCTGATCGCAAGTGTGGTAAGCGCAACCCACGAACAGATGCAGGCCAATATTGACGCCCTGGCCCCCCTTGTCCATGATGGCGTACTGGATGGGATTCACCTCGAAGGCCCGTTTATTTCTTGTGAAAAGAAGGGCGCCCACGACCCCAACGTGATCGTGCCCGGTAACCCTGCATGGTTTACCGATTGGTGTGAACGCGGGAATGGTGCTGTCCGTTCCATCACGTTAGCGGCTGAAACCGCACATTTTGATGAGCTCATTACGCTATGTCGCTCATTCAATGTGGTACCAAGCGTCGGGCATACCGATGCCGATGCTGACCAAACCCGGCACGCCCTCCAAGCTGACGAACGAGCCGGGCGTATCCGTGGCCCATGGACCACGACCCACCTCTTTAATGCGATGAATGGAATCCACCACCGTGTGCCCGGTCCGATTCCCTACCTCCTTGATCTTGCCAAGGCTGGCCAAACCACGGTGGAACTGATTGCCGATGGTGTCCATGTCCAGCCCGATATTGTTCGAATGACCGCCGATGCCGCTGGTGATGGGCTTATTCTTATCACTGACTCCATGGCTGCGGCCGGTCTCTCTGATGGCGATTATGTCCTCGGCACACTTGATGTAACCGTTACCGATGGTGTGGCGCGATTGAAAACCGGTGATGGAAGCGAAGGAGCTATTGCCGGTGGCACGAGCCGCCTGATATTCAATGTTCAACGCTGCATCGTTGACTACGGTTTGGATGAACGCCAGATCATTCGCGCCGCAACAAGTCGGCCAGCTGAGCTGTACGGCTTGAAAGACCGTGGCCGCCTCGCTACCGGTATGCGCGCGGATGTTCTTGTCCTAACTGCAACCTATGAACTCACCCAAGTAATCCGTAATGGAAAGGTCTTGTAATGCACATTGTTGTTCGTGAATCTGACGAAGAAGTCGGCCGCTATGCTGCTGATGTGATCGCCCAGATTGTTCGTCGTGGCGGTGCCACGATTGGGCTTGCGACGGGTTCAAGCCCGATGAGTACATACGCTGAGCTGATTCGGCTTCACAAGGAAGAGGGCCTGAGCTTTGCCGATACCCAAGCGTTCACACTGGACGAATATGTTGGCCTCGCCCCTGACCATGAGCAGAGCTATCACAAGACGATCCGTGATGCGATTGTTGACCATATCGACTTACCACTGAGCCATTTGAACACACCAAACGGTGTGGCGGAGAACCTCGTTGCTGAAGCCGAACGTCACGAGTCAAATATCCGCAAAGCGGGTGGTGTTGACGTTCAACTCCTGGGTATTGGGAATAACGGCCACATTGGCTTTAACGAGCCATCGTCAAGTTTGGCGAGCCGGACCCGCGTTGAAAGCCTGACCCAGTCCACAATCGATGCGAATGCCCGTTTCTTTGAAAACCCTGACGATGTCCCCCGCTTATGCATCACCCAAGGGCTCGGCACGATTATGGAATGTGGTGTGGCCTTGTTAGTCGCCCAAGGTGAAAGCAAAGCCGACGCTATTGCGGCCATGGTTGAAGGTCCAGTGACCGCCTCATGCCCAGCATCGGTACTGCAATTTCACCCCCATGCCATTGTCGTTGTCGATGAGGCTGCGGCATCAAAGTTAAAGGACCGCGCCTACTACGACCTTGCACAAGCAAATCGTGAACGGCTTATCGCCAACGGCGGCACACTGTAAAGCACCCGTAACGCAAACGGCTCCGCAACTATTGCGGAGCCGTTCTTTAGGCATTGACCTTACCTCGAATAAGCTCATGCCCCAAACGATGCGCTGGGGCGTGAGATGGGGAGGTATTACTTACTCAATGCCTCTGCTTGCGTGGATCCAATACGGGTAGGACCGCCGTACACGTAAATCGTTTCGATCTTCTTCTTGGAGGTCATCCACTCCGTTACCACGGTTGGTGTCTCAGCAGGGACCAGGAGCAACGGTCCGTTGACCGCCGCAATATGGGCACCGCCGGTCAAGGCGTCAGCAAAATCAGTTGTTGTGGCGACACCCACCATCTTGGGATCCGGGAAGAACACGCTGGCCACCTTGACTGATAAGACGGACGGATCAGCACCAGCAATGACGGATTGTGCCCGAGCGGTTGCCTTGATCGCTTGATCCCCGACCGCTGTAACCTTCAATGACGTGAAGGCATCCAGGAAGGCTGTTGTCTCAGGGGCTATGACAGCGCCATTGGTCAAGACGACAACGCCGTTCACCTGGGCTGCGGCGGGTGCCGCTATGAGGCTGGATTGCCAATCCGTACCGTCTACCACGAGGACCTGGTCAACCTTGCCTACCTTGGCAATGTGTTCAGCCGTCGCAATGGCAGTTGCGGCACGATTTGCTCCGGCTATACGAATCACCTTGACGCCAAGCTTGGCAACTGCTTGTTCAACTGCCGGGGTGACAGCCGCATCGCCACCCATCACGTACACCGTTTTGGCTCCTAAACGCCGGATTTCGTTAGCACTTGCGGGATGGAGCGTGTCGGATTGTGTGAGCAGGATGGGCGCATTCACTGCATGAGCTAAGGGAGTTGCAGATACGCTGTCGGCAGCCACATCACTGCGCGCCAAAATCACCGTTTCAGCACCCGTCGCAAACGTCGTTTTCGATGCAGCTACGGAGGTTTCAACCCGCGTTTCACCTGAGACACGAATGACTGTTCGCTGGCCAGCCGGGTTGACTGACGGCGACGCACTGGGGGTAGGCGTCGGTTGAACTTGAGGGCCTGGGACCGGTGGCTGGGGCTGAGCAGGTGGCTGGGGCTGGATGGGTGGCTGAGGTACAGGAGCCAATAACCCTGCACCAGGGGGCACCGTCAGCGCCGGATCCTTAATCGTTGCGGGGTTGAGTTCATTGACTGCCTGACCGGTGTAATTCCCAACGAAATTAATCGGGGCATCATCGGTCCATACGACTCCGGTTTTGACCGCTATTGCCAAATCACCAAAATCATTACGTGCAATGGATACCCCTCCAGGTTCAAACGAATCCGAATAGGAAAGGGTGATGCCCTCGGCGGCAACTGGTCGTTCCGCCCCGGTCAACGTATTGTCTTCAATGACCACGGCCTGAATCTTTGGCAAGGTTGAACGCCGTGAACGAGAACTCCCAAGCTCTATCCCTACCGCAGTGAATCGACCATTTGCTGGTAAGCGAAACTCATTATGATGAATCGTTACGCCAGGCCGATGCACCTGAATGGTGGTGGTATTTCCATCCTGGATAAATAAGTTATCTCGAACGATATGGTCATTCACCGTGGGTACCCAAGCGCGTTGACCAGCGCCCATACCAAACTTCAACGTTCGCCCAGTTTGTGCTGGATGCTTGACGACGTTGTGTTCAAATCGAGTGGATCCAAGCGTCTTATCTACCGCTAGAGGCGACACCCCATCAAAGGTTGAATGTTCGATAACAACACGTGGCGCCGCCTGTTCATTGGCAACGTTCACAATCGCAACGTTACGGTACGGGTCACTGCGCAGCCCATTCACGTTGAGTAATGACAGATCGCTATCAGCTTGGAACACGGACTTGCCACGAACATCGTTGGCAATATGAACGTCCTGAACGATGAGTGGAGAACGCACCGTACAGGTAGTCGCAAATGCAGAAGACCGAGGATCTTCAATCGTCAATACCGCTCCCTCATCGCGCGGGCGAACGGCATCTTTGTGATCAACACCAAGGGCAGTTACGGGACTGTTGCTGGTTATGGTGATCGACAGGTTCTGATAGTCAATGGCCGCGGGCAAGCGATAGGTACCATTTGCTAATCGCACGACATGGTCAGCCCGAGTGGACCCCGTCGGGGTGGCATTCGCTTGGGCTAAGGCACCAGTACGAGAAAAGAGTTGGTCAAAGGCGGCTTGGTCACCAATCTCATGGATGACCGCGTTGGCCGGAACTGGACTGGTTACAGGCGGTAAGGATGACTGGGCAAGCGCAACAGGACTACCCACCAATGGGAGTGCGAGTCCAGAGGCAATAACCACTGCAACAAGAGCATTCTTTGTGTTTTGATAGGTGAACATTCAGATAGCATAAAGGCTGAATATTGTTCATCTTAAGGAAACCTAAATAATCTCAATACTTCGCCCTATCTCCATCAAAGGGTGGCATCAGACACCCCGCCACAAGCAAGGGGTCGGCCCCGAGGGCGCCAAAAGACACCCTCATGGTACAGACACCTGAGTCATGATGAGGTGGGCCGATTGGCAATCGGGGTGCGTAATAGGACTGCTGTACCAATACGTTCAAGTGCAAAGGATCGCTCGTCGTGGCGGAGATGGCACCAGCCTGTCAATAAATTACCCGTCAATGACCACGGGTCAATCACTCGAATTGTGGCAGCACCGTGATGGGATGTGGCGAAGTAATGAAGCTCAACTTGGCGCTGTTCATCAATGGCCTGGTTGATTGCAGCACGAATAGCGCCAAGTCCTACCGCTTTCTTTTCTTGCCAATCAAGTTGCGGGTCGGTTACGTGTGGTTGGATCGCGTAGGTGCCGGCAATATCAACACCATCGTCGTGCAACAATGCGGCGAGGCCACCAGGCTCCAATGGACTAATCGCAACGGTTGGGGCAACCGGCGTGATTGGCTTACCCGCACGCTCAACGTGGTCAATAAACCCGTTGAGCTCCGCAGGAGTGCGGGCAATAACAACACTGTTGGCCTGGTGAATGTAGGCGCGTGGCCGCCCCATTATGACGCCGTATCCTCAGCAAATAATGCATCAATAAATGCTTCTGGTTCAAAGGGGGCAAGGTCTTCGATACCTTCCCCAAGCCCTACCCACTTAACCGGGATACCTAGCGAGCGTTGAATGGCGATCACGATCCCACCTTTAGCGGTGCCATCCAGTTTGGTGAGCACAACACCCGTCAAGTTCACGGCCTCTGCAAACGCCTTGGCTTGACTCAGACCGTTCTGTCCCGTTGTGGCATCAAGCACGAGCAATGCCTCATCAATCGGACCCGCATCGCGTTCAACAACACGCTTGATTTTTTCAAGCTCAGCCATCAGCTCGGTCTTATTTTGCAACCGGCCAGCCGTATCAATCATTAAGATGTCCGCCCCAGCCGCCTCAGCAGCCTTCCACCCATCAAAAGCAACTGCGGCAGGATCGGCCCCTTCAGCTTGGGCTATCACGCGAACCGAAGAACGTTCTCCCCAGATTTTCAACTGATCAGCAGCGGCTGCACGGAATGTATCCGCAGCGGCAAGAACAACATGATCACCCGCATCGCTATACCGTTTTGTCAGCTTACCGATGCTCGTAGTTTTGCCCGTTCCATTCACTCCGGTAAAGAGCCAAACACTCGTACCATCAGCCCGCCGCTGCATCTCCCGATTGCCTATGGTCAAATCGTCGAGCAAAAGAGACTTCAATTCGGCCATCGCATCATCACCGCTGGTAATGCCCTGTTCACGGACGCGAGTACGCAATTGTTCAACGAGATCCATCGTCGCCTCGACACCAACATCGGCGCTGATCAACGTATCTTCGAGGTCTTCCCACGATTCATCATCAAGACCAGCACCAAATATCGAGCGGAGTTGAGCCCCAAGCTGATTGCGAGAACGGGTCAGTCGTTCAGTGAACCGTTGAAGAAGGGACGGTTTCGCAACCTCCTCAACGGGTGCTTCTGGCTCTTCCTCAACAAGCGTTTCAGCTCCAGGTACCTCCGCACTGGCCACGTCCTGCGTTGATTCGGGTTCAACCGGTAATTCAGTGACAACCGCACTGGCCAATGCATCCCCATCCCCAGGCTGATCCTCGATGTGCACGAGACCGTCGGGGTGACGCCCATGATCAAGGAAATCTATCGTTGGAGCTGGTTCTGGCAGCGCCCCAATCTGAATCGTGCCCCCCAATTCCATACTGGGCACCACTGGTTCGGTTGCTGGCTGTGGTGGAGTTGGCTCCTCAGATGGCGGTGCATCAGGTACGACGCTTGTACGCCGAGTAAGA
Coding sequences within:
- the ftsY gene encoding signal recognition particle-docking protein FtsY; amino-acid sequence: MLNLNNPTVIGISIVAALLLLLLVWLLTRRTSVVPDAPPSEEPTPPQPATEPVVPSMELGGTIQIGALPEPAPTIDFLDHGRHPDGLVHIEDQPGDGDALASAVVTELPVEPESTQDVASAEVPGAETLVEEEPEAPVEEVAKPSLLQRFTERLTRSRNQLGAQLRSIFGAGLDDESWEDLEDTLISADVGVEATMDLVEQLRTRVREQGITSGDDAMAELKSLLLDDLTIGNREMQRRADGTSVWLFTGVNGTGKTTSIGKLTKRYSDAGDHVVLAAADTFRAAAADQLKIWGERSSVRVIAQAEGADPAAVAFDGWKAAEAAGADILMIDTAGRLQNKTELMAELEKIKRVVERDAGPIDEALLVLDATTGQNGLSQAKAFAEAVNLTGVVLTKLDGTAKGGIVIAIQRSLGIPVKWVGLGEGIEDLAPFEPEAFIDALFAEDTAS